GTTTTTAACAAAGCTAACAATCGGTCACGATCCGTATCATCGCCAGCGCGCGCTGTTTTTGCTTGCTGACGAATGTCTTCAATTCTCTTCAGCATCTCTTCGCTGTGTTGGGCAGCAATTGCTTGTCCCAACACATTACCCAACAAACGTACTTTATCGCGTAACAAACCATCCAGCTCGGACATTTCAACACTCCGTCATGTAAGGAACTTCACCATCACATCGAACTATTAGAGTGTCAACATACCAAAAGCGACCAACAAGATCTGGAGCAGCAAACAGACACAAAAAAACCGCAGGCATTTTCATACCTGCGGTTTTAAGCGTATTTAAGCGGTCACTGATTACAGCGGGCTACGACCCTTTTTCGCTGCAGTGCGTAAACGCAGCGCATTCAGTTTAATGAAACCTGCAGCATCTGCCTGATCGTAAGCGCCCGCATCGTCTTCGAAAGTAGCGATGGCTTCATCGAACAATGTGTCTTCAGACTGACGTCCAACAACAATGACATTGCCTTTATAAAGCTTCAGACGAACATCACCGTTTACCACTTTCTGAGTTTCATCAATTGCAGCTTGAAGCATCGCACGCTCAGGAGACCACCAGTAACCGTTATAAATCAACTTAGCGTATTTCGGCATCAGTTCATCTTTCAGGTGCATCGCTTCACGGTCCAGAGTAATCGACTCAATGGCACGGTGTGCTTTGAGCAATACAGTACCGGCTGGGGTTTCGTAACAACCACGGGCTTTCATACCAACGTAACGGTTTTCTACGATATCAACACGACCGACGCCGTTTTCACCCGCCGTTTTATTCAGCTCTTCCATAATGGTTGCTGGTGATTTTTCAACACCGTCGATCGCTACCGGATCACCGTTTTTGAAACTGATGGTTAGATAGGTTGGCTCATCTTTGGCCTGCTCTGGTGCCTTGGTCCACAACCACATATCTTCTTCAGGTTCATTCCAAGGATTTTCCAGAATGTCACCTTCGTAAGAAATATGCAGCAGGTTAGCATCCATAGAATAAGGCGACTTCTTGCCGGCCTTCTTCTCAACTTCAATGCCGTGCTCATCACAATAGGCCATCAACGTTTCACGGGACGTCAGATCCCAGTCACGCCATGGAGCAATCACTTTAACGCCAGGCTTCAGTGCGTACGCACCTAATTCAAAACGAACCTGGTCGTTACCTTTACCGGTTGCACCGTGAGCAATCGCATCAGCTCCGGTTTCGTTGGCAATCTCAATCAGACGCTTAGCGATCAGTGGACGAGCAATCGAAGTACCCAACAAGTACTCACCTTCGTAAATGGTGTTTGCACGGAACATCGGGAATACGAAGTCACGGGCGAATTCTTCACGCAGGTCGTCGATATAGATTTCTTTGATACCCAGCGCTTCAGCTTTGGCACGCGCTGGTTCAACTTCTTCACCCTGACCCAGGTCAGCAGTAAACGTCACCACTTCGCACTGATATTCTTCTTGCAGCCACTTAGCAATTACCGAGGTGTCTAAACCACCGGAATAGGCCAACACCACTTTTTTGATGTCTGACATGGGATTTCTCCAGGATGATTAAGCCTGAACCGATCATCAGTTCAGGCAATAGAAAATTTAAGGGGGCGTAGTGTACTGGTTGAGCGGCGACTAGCCAAGCCTGTCAGAAGCAGACACTGCTAACCCGACTCAGTGCCTGGCTATTGAAAGTCGGTCAATCAGATACAGCCATCTGCATACGCCACCTAACCTGCGCACCAGACAACCAACAAGGATATTCAAAGAATAGGGACTCTGGTCACTTTTAGATGTGACGAACACCGTATTTACCCGAACTAGCGGCGGTCCGCACGGGGTGGCAGTTTAAACAACAGATCATCAGGAATCGGCATATCCTCACGTTGTTCTATGCGGATGGTTACCCGACGGTTCTCTGCCCGACCTTTGGCGGTTTTATTGGAAGCAACCGGATAACGCCCGCCGTGGAACCGAGTGGTAATCATCTCCGGGTTGATCCCTTGCTTGATAAAGTAGCGCTCAACATCTTCCACGCGGGCCTTGGATATCTGACGCTGATCGTAACGACGCCCCTGGTTGTCGGAATGGCCATCCAGATATACCGCAAATACCCGCGGATCGTTTTTCATGTAAAAAATAATGCGGTCGAGAATATCGGTATCGGTTTTATCAGTCGCTTTTTCATTGCTGCCAAAAAATACTTTTGAGCGGGCCACTTGATCGAAGTTAACGGGTAACAGTTGTTTTACGCACTCAAGGTAATCGAGATAAAATTCATCAAACGCCGAGGCCGAGATCTGAACACGAATAAAACGCTGGTCGTCATAATAGGTTTTGTGGCTGATGGTTGGCCACTGGCCCTCCATTAAGGCATGTAAAAACTGATTGGTACGCTCATGATCAAGATTAAGATTGGGCTTTCCCTTAACAATCTTAGCGCTGCCGAGGTTCTCTGTTTTGCCGCTGGGCTGCCAGTATGGTGGCAAAATACTCACCTGCGCCTGGCTGTAGTCCATCAGATTGCGAATGGTCTCGAGCTGAAAGTACACATCCTCACCGGCCTGATGATAAAACACTGCATTACCGTATTCCGGGATTTTCTGAGCGAAACGACATTCAAACACCGAACCGCTCAACGACCACTCAGCTCTGTCCAGGCTGCCACCAAACTGCAGCGGCTCAGCAGCCTGCAGTGGCAGTGAAGACAACATTAATATCGCCAGGCGGAACAGATTGGGCATGGGCTTTATGTAAACTCTGAATGCAGGTTAATTTAGTTATCGGCCAGTCACCGAGATAATTAAGAAATCGGCTTGCTAATTCGGTAGAATACGCGCCAATTACACCAATAAGATTAGTCGAGGTTTGCAGAGATGACTGAGCGTTTAACCATTACCCGTCCTGACGACTGGCACTTGCACCTGCGCGATGGCGCCGTGTTGCAACATACCGTGCCAGCCACAGCCCGTGTCATGGGGCGTTCGATTATTATGCCAAACCTTCAGCCACCAGTCATGACGGCAGAACAGGCTCTGGATTATCGCGGCCGCATCCTGTCAAAAGTACCACAGGGACTGAACTTCAACCCATTAATGGTGCTCTACCTTACCGACAATACGACGCCAGAAATGATCCGCGAGGCAAAAGAAGCCGGTCACATCGTGGCAGTCAAGTTGTATCCCGCCGGTGCAACCACTAACTCCGATTCGGGCGTTACCGACCTGAGCAAGCTGGACGAACTCGCTGCTGCGCTGGCCGAACACGACATCAAGTTACTGGTTCACGGTGAAGTCACGCATTCCGATGTTGATATTTTTGACCGCGAGAAACGCTTCCTCGATGAAATTCTGGTGCCATTGGCCAGCAGACACCCTAGTCTGAAAATGGTGGTGGAACACATCACCACAAAAGATGCTGCTGAGTTTGTAGAAAGTCAGGGAGATAACGTCGCGGCCACTATTACCGTGCAACACCTGGCCTATAACCGAAATCACATGCTGGTTGGTGGTATAAAACCTCATTTTTACTGCCTCCCCATCCTAAAGCGCAATATCCACCAGCAAGCATTACAGGAAGCGGCGGTCAGTGGCAGTCCTAAATTCTTCCTCGGTACCGACTCAGCTCCCCACGCAAAGGGCGCGAAAGAAAGTGCCTGTGGCTGCGCGGGCTGTTTCACGGCCTACGCCGCTATTGAGCTCTACGCTGAAATTTTTGAAGATCTGGGCGCGCTGGATAAACTTGAGGGTTTTGCCAGCCACTTTGGCCCGGATTTTTATGGCTTGCCGCGTAATTCAGATGAAATCACACTGATCAAACAAAACTGGCAAGCACCGACGGAAATGCCTTTTGGCGATGATATCATCGTACCCTTACGCGCCGGTGAAACCCTGCGCTGGAAACTGGACTATTAACAAACAGGATTAAGGACGAACAATGAGTGACGATAAGCAGCCTAAATCCTTAATGGCGCAACGCTTCCGCGGTTTTCTACCGGTGGTTGTCGACGTTGAAACCGGCGGATTTAACGCACGGACCGATGCCCTGCTGGAAATCGCCATGGTAACACTGCGTATGGATGACGACGGCTATTTGCACCCGCATGAAACACTGTCAGCCAATATTCATCCATTTGATGGCGCCAACCTGGAAAAAGAGGCACTGGATTTCACCGGAATTGATCCGTTTGACCCGGAGCGCGATGCCGAGTTTGAAATCGACGTGTTAAGCGAAATGTTCCAGACAATTCGCCGCGAGATAAAAAACTACGGTTGTAATCGGGCCGTGTTAGTGGGTCACAACGCGCATTTTGACCATAGCTTTCTGCGCGAAGCGGTTGACCGTAACGATATCAAGCGCGATCCATTTCATCCGTTTTCCTCATTTGATACCGCGTCCATTGCGGCAATCGCACTCGGACAAACGGTATTGGCGAAATCCTGTAAAACAGCCGGCATCGATTTTGACAACAGCTCGGCTCACAGCGCTGAGTACGATACGTTTAAAACAGCCGAATTATTCTGCTTTATTGTTAATCGCTATAAAGACCTGGGTGGATGGCCATTAGATCTCGGCCACGCGATCGAAGAGGAAGAATAAGTTGGAGTATCAATTTTATCAGGGAAACAGAGGCCCGGTTGCAGAATTGTCGATGGAACAAGCTGCGATTGGCCGCTGGCTGAGCGACGAAATTGGTAACGATACCGACCGCGTCTCTGGTTTATTGCATAATATTGAACAAATTCAGGAAGGTATTTTCGAAGCGCTGGATATTGATGGCAAAGAATTTATGTTGTCGCTGAATCGCGATGAGGTAGAAGTCAAAGCCAATAGCATCGCTGGAAACTTTGACGATGACAGCCAAGAACAGATGAGCGCAGACGGACTCAGTTTCTACGACAGTGAAGATATTGCAGGTTGTGGCCTTGATGACTTTAAAGACTTACTGATCGCCTGGCTGGAGTATTGCTCTGGCTAAGGCCCGTTAATAACTTCCCGTAAAAAGCTATT
The Saccharospirillaceae bacterium genome window above contains:
- a CDS encoding argininosuccinate synthase, which gives rise to MSDIKKVVLAYSGGLDTSVIAKWLQEEYQCEVVTFTADLGQGEEVEPARAKAEALGIKEIYIDDLREEFARDFVFPMFRANTIYEGEYLLGTSIARPLIAKRLIEIANETGADAIAHGATGKGNDQVRFELGAYALKPGVKVIAPWRDWDLTSRETLMAYCDEHGIEVEKKAGKKSPYSMDANLLHISYEGDILENPWNEPEEDMWLWTKAPEQAKDEPTYLTISFKNGDPVAIDGVEKSPATIMEELNKTAGENGVGRVDIVENRYVGMKARGCYETPAGTVLLKAHRAIESITLDREAMHLKDELMPKYAKLIYNGYWWSPERAMLQAAIDETQKVVNGDVRLKLYKGNVIVVGRQSEDTLFDEAIATFEDDAGAYDQADAAGFIKLNALRLRTAAKKGRSPL
- a CDS encoding OmpA family protein, which gives rise to MLSSLPLQAAEPLQFGGSLDRAEWSLSGSVFECRFAQKIPEYGNAVFYHQAGEDVYFQLETIRNLMDYSQAQVSILPPYWQPSGKTENLGSAKIVKGKPNLNLDHERTNQFLHALMEGQWPTISHKTYYDDQRFIRVQISASAFDEFYLDYLECVKQLLPVNFDQVARSKVFFGSNEKATDKTDTDILDRIIFYMKNDPRVFAVYLDGHSDNQGRRYDQRQISKARVEDVERYFIKQGINPEMITTRFHGGRYPVASNKTAKGRAENRRVTIRIEQREDMPIPDDLLFKLPPRADRR
- the pyrC gene encoding dihydroorotase, which translates into the protein MTERLTITRPDDWHLHLRDGAVLQHTVPATARVMGRSIIMPNLQPPVMTAEQALDYRGRILSKVPQGLNFNPLMVLYLTDNTTPEMIREAKEAGHIVAVKLYPAGATTNSDSGVTDLSKLDELAAALAEHDIKLLVHGEVTHSDVDIFDREKRFLDEILVPLASRHPSLKMVVEHITTKDAAEFVESQGDNVAATITVQHLAYNRNHMLVGGIKPHFYCLPILKRNIHQQALQEAAVSGSPKFFLGTDSAPHAKGAKESACGCAGCFTAYAAIELYAEIFEDLGALDKLEGFASHFGPDFYGLPRNSDEITLIKQNWQAPTEMPFGDDIIVPLRAGETLRWKLDY
- the rnt gene encoding ribonuclease T translates to MSDDKQPKSLMAQRFRGFLPVVVDVETGGFNARTDALLEIAMVTLRMDDDGYLHPHETLSANIHPFDGANLEKEALDFTGIDPFDPERDAEFEIDVLSEMFQTIRREIKNYGCNRAVLVGHNAHFDHSFLREAVDRNDIKRDPFHPFSSFDTASIAAIALGQTVLAKSCKTAGIDFDNSSAHSAEYDTFKTAELFCFIVNRYKDLGGWPLDLGHAIEEEE
- a CDS encoding YacL family protein, which codes for MEYQFYQGNRGPVAELSMEQAAIGRWLSDEIGNDTDRVSGLLHNIEQIQEGIFEALDIDGKEFMLSLNRDEVEVKANSIAGNFDDDSQEQMSADGLSFYDSEDIAGCGLDDFKDLLIAWLEYCSG